A section of the Euwallacea similis isolate ESF13 chromosome 9, ESF131.1, whole genome shotgun sequence genome encodes:
- the LOC136410947 gene encoding nucleolar protein 9 gives MSSEASVKRKNRKRKKTFLGNARKYAKKGCFGRGSKMDEDTYQFFLRSLETFRLGFDDEELKSIFVDNVFEHTENQEIECSTNQVGCRVIETLLPFANDSILQRFIEKFSSNLRPLIYDRFASFVLQQLVVISSKKSLSLNLPEDKRTYHKNFALKVSKFLLNNLEDYTWDNIGNRVIRICLCCLTQIPLENKQNATAVLGPDSAQKDKLPEEFIEVVTEFGQRLLLWPQFNEMCFSELTSGLFQVLLKALKKTDSKLLKQYLEKLLTGTFVTSKSDLEEDLLPQGFLSVSLVILLETALQVAGKKMFNLYLEKLFLGRMVKLACLKSTTFAVQKALAQCANKEQFDPLFDELSDHFGEIIEKGHPAVILTIGQTCKRLSSKQGLFIQNMLKTLNCHEPEERLKHFVICMSRLTPLNENSTSNQNLAKERLNLQGTLMLQLMLEFNKPIKVVNSLLAMEVQDLRDLFSNSMGSHIVDSYVKSEFVGEKSRERLVRKMAGTYQDLAASKYGSRSFEALWNAANLKAKTQIMEELAYKEGSWSNTDFGRIIASKINLVLYKRSKEMWKNAVNNTAKPEKALADVLK, from the exons ATGTCCAGCGAAGCCtctgttaaaagaaaaaaccgCAAACGCAAGAAAACCTTTTTGGGCAATGCCAGAAAGTATGCTAAAAAAGGGTGCTTCGGTCGGGGTTCCAAAATGGATGAAGACACCTATCAGTTTTTTCTGCGAAGCCTTGAGACTTTTAGGCTGGGATTTGATGACGAGGAATTGAAAT CAATTTTTGTCGATAACGTTTTTGAGCATActgaaaatcaagaaattgAGTGCTCAACCAACCAAGTGGGCTGTCGCGTGATCGAAACTTTGTTGCCATTTGCAAATGACTCTATTCTGCAGCgatttattgagaaatttagcTCCAATCTGAGACCTTTAATCTATGATAGATTTGCCAGTTTTGTGTTACAGCAGCTTGTAgtaatttcaagtaaaaaatctttaagtTTAAATCTCCCTGAAGATAAAAGAACTTACCATAAGAATTTTGCTTTGAAAGTAAgcaaatttttgcttaataacTTGGAGGATTACACCTGGGACAACATTGGTAACAGAGTTATTCGAATATGTTTATGCTGCTTAACACAAATCCCtcttgaaaacaaacaaaatgcAACAGCTGTCCTTGGGCCTGATTCGGCACAGAAAGACAAGCTTCCAGAGGAATTTATTGAAGTTGTCACAGAATTTGGTCAACGCCTGCTTCTCTGGCCccaatttaatgaaatgtgTTTCTCTGAGCTCACATCAGGGCTATTTCAAGTTTTGCTAAAAGCCTTGAAAAAAACAGACTCAAAGCTATTAAAACAGTACCTGGAAAAGCTTTTAACTGGAACATTTGTAACGTCAAAAAGTGACTTAGAAGAGGACTTATTGCCTCAAGGGTTCTTGTCTGTAAGCTTAGTGATACTCTTAGAGACTGCACTGCAAGTTGCAGGTAAAAAGATGTTTAACTTATATCTAGAGAAGCTGTTTTTGGGCCGAATGGTCAAACTGGCTTGTTTAAAAAGCACCACTTTTGCTGTACAGAAGGCACTGGCACAATGTGCTAATAAAGAGCAG TTTGATCCTTTATTTGACGAATTGTCTGATCATTTTGgggaaataattgaaaaagggCATCCAGCTGTCATCTTGACCATTGGTCAGACCTGCAAAAGATTATCTTCTAAACAGGGATTATTCATTCAA AACATgctaaaaaccttaaattgCCATGAACCTGAAGAGAGACTGAAACACTTTGTCATCTGCATGTCTCGCCTCACTCCATTGAATGAGAACTCAACCTCAAACCAAAATCTAGCCAAAGAAAGACTCAACTTACAAGGAACTTTAATGTTACAATTAATGCTGGAATTTAACAAGCCAATCAAAGTGGTTAACAGTTTGTTGGCAATGGAGGTGCAAGATTTGAGGGATTTGTTTAGCAACTCCATGGGAAGTCACATTGTTGATTCTTACGTGAAGAGCGAGTTTGTAGGGGAGAAAAGCAGGGAGCGATTAGTGAGAAAAATGGCT GGAACATATCAAGATTTAGCAGCTTCGAAATACGGTTCGCGGTCCTTTGAAGCTCTCTGGAACGCGGCAAATCTTAAAGCAAAAACTCAGATCATGGAAGAATTGGCTTACAAAGAGGGATCTTGGTCCAATACCGACTTTGGGCGGATAATTGCTTCCAAAATAAACTTGGTTTTGTACAAAAGGAGCAaggaaatgtggaaaaatgctGTTAATAATACTGCAAAACCTGAGAAGGCTCTTGCGGATGTattgaaatag
- the LOC136411002 gene encoding UBX domain-containing protein 4 isoform X1: MRWYDGGIAEAVVASKSKGAIFVVYIEGKDEKSQSISSIIESNEVSYNLGSNHFVAIKVEAGSVPHQQFIEFYKDTPVPSLYFIGKNGSPLKVITETPNAATLNKELQDILAMAGMNPLQDPIENAASVSANLINTERTEPANIVCENGVCTIKKSPEPSQPSTSSTEDGEGGLSAAEKLERAKKLLEAKKLAKEREEKENEKLKELERRKTGQEVQKMKKMQEDQELRQAVEEREKEKRLEREARERVLTQIAQDKAERAAKFQPVASSTPTGRENTQASGPSTNKQASNTARLQFKMPDGTSKTEDFPSSDKLISVVNYVKTNFNLASNKFTLSTTFPRRQFTESDHTRTLAELQLTPNAVVLVLPLTQGGTVSTNQGPGGIVGFIWGLLTPLMGIFNFIKVFLGIGNVEQTNGNNQPSTSGGYSSGGSGSNSVVHVRSKYDLENRLKSANSRLVLIDFFATWCGPCRMIAPELERMAKEFPNVVFLKVDVDESGDISREYGITAMPTFVFLKNRREVSRVQGADGSRLRSTIQRYK, from the exons ATGCGTTGGTATGATGGTGGAATTGCAGAGGCTGTAGTTGCCTCAAAGTCCAAAGGAGCAATTTTTGTGGTTTACATTGAAG gAAAAGATGAAAAATCTCAATCAATATCCTCAATTATTGAATCCAATGAAGTGAGCTATAATCTAGGCAGCAATCACTTTGTCGCCATTAAGGTCGAAGCTGGTTCAGTCCCGCATCAGCagtttattgaatttt ATAAGGATACCCCAGTGCCTTCATTATATTTCATTGGCAAAAATGGTTCACCATTAAAAGTCATTACTGAAACCCCCAATGCTGCTACATTGAATAAGGAGTTGCAGGATATATTAGCCATGGCTGGTATGAATCCATTGCAAGACCCCATTGAAAATGCAG CCTCTGTCTCTGCCAATCTTATAAATACCGAACGAACGGAACCTGCAAATATTGTTTGTGAAAATGGGGTTTGCACCATTAAGAAAAGCCCTGAACCCAGCCAACCTTCAACCAGTTCCACCGAAGACGGAGAAGGAGGTTTGAGTGCGGCCGAGAAACTAGAGAGAGCTAAGAAGTTGTTGGAAGCCAAGAAACTTGCGAAAGAGAGAGAGGAAAAAGAG AATGAGAAACTGAAGGAATTGGAGCGGCGAAAAACAGGACAAGAAGTgcagaaaatgaagaaaatgcaGGAAGATCAGGAACTGAGGCAAGCGGTTGAAGAGagggaaaaggaaaaaagactGGAGCGTGAAGCTAGGGAGAGGGTTTTGACTCAAATTGCCCAGGACAAAGCTGAGAGGGCTGCTAAATTCCAACCTGTAGCGTCCTCTACTCCTACTGGTAGAGAAAATACTCAA gcCTCAGGTCCCTCTACAAATAAACAGGCCTCCAATACTGCCAGGCTGCAGTTCAAGATGCCCGATGGGACTTCGAAGACTGAAGACTTTCCCAGTAGTGACAAACTCATCTCTGTGGTTAATTACGTGAAAACGAATTTCAATTTGGCCTCcaataaatttactttgtCTACTACATTCCCtag AAGACAGTTTACTGAGAGCGACCACACCCGAACCCTCGCTGAGCTGCAGTTGACTCCAAACGCCGTAGTTTTGGTGCTACCACTGACTCAAGGAGGCACAGTTTCGACCAATCAAGGCCCAGGAGGAATTGTTGGTTTCATTTGGGGGCTGCTGACGCCGTTAATGGGAATTTTCAACTTCATTAAGGTGTTTTTGGGAATTGGAAATGTAGAGCAAACCAACGGAAATAACCAGCCCTCCACTAGCGGAGGTTATTCGTCAGGAGGAAGCGG GTCTAATTCCGTTGTCCACGTTCGCAGCAAGTACGACCTCGAAAACCGTCTTAAATCAGCAAACTCCCGACTGGttctaattgattttttcgctACATGGTGCGGCCCCTGTCGTATGATCGCTCCGGAATTGGAACGGATGGCCAAAGAATTCCCGAACGTGGTTTTCCTGAAGGTGGACGTGGACGAAAGCGGGGATATTTCCAGGGAATATGGAATAACCGCGATGCCCACTTTCGTGTTTTTAAAGAATCGCAGAGAAGTGTCGCGGGTTCAGGGTGCAGACGGATCACGTTTGAGATCCACCATTCAACGATATAAGTAG
- the LOC136411002 gene encoding UBX domain-containing protein 4 isoform X2: protein MRWYDGGIAEAVVASKSKGAIFVVYIEGKDEKSQSISSIIESNEVSYNLGSNHFVAIKVEAGSVPHQQFIEFYKDTPVPSLYFIGKNGSPLKVITETPNAATLNKELQDILAMAGMNPLQDPIENAASVSANLINTERTEPANIVCENGVCTIKKSPEPSQPSTSSTEDGEGGLSAAEKLERAKKLLEAKKLAKEREEKENEKLKELERRKTGQEVQKMKKMQEDQELRQAVEEREKEKRLEREARERVLTQIAQDKAERAAKFQPVASSTPTGRENTQASGPSTNKQASNTARLQFKMPDGTSKTEDFPSSDKLISVVNYVKTNFNLASNKFTLSTTFPRRQFTESDHTRTLAELQLTPNAVVLVLPLTQGGTVSTNQGPGGIVGFIWGLLTPLMGIFNFIKVFLGIGNVEQTNGNNQPSTSGGYSSGGSGKPDPKPPSDSTTIRKQGNIRRLTDIRKDDDENNTWNGNSTQQM, encoded by the exons ATGCGTTGGTATGATGGTGGAATTGCAGAGGCTGTAGTTGCCTCAAAGTCCAAAGGAGCAATTTTTGTGGTTTACATTGAAG gAAAAGATGAAAAATCTCAATCAATATCCTCAATTATTGAATCCAATGAAGTGAGCTATAATCTAGGCAGCAATCACTTTGTCGCCATTAAGGTCGAAGCTGGTTCAGTCCCGCATCAGCagtttattgaatttt ATAAGGATACCCCAGTGCCTTCATTATATTTCATTGGCAAAAATGGTTCACCATTAAAAGTCATTACTGAAACCCCCAATGCTGCTACATTGAATAAGGAGTTGCAGGATATATTAGCCATGGCTGGTATGAATCCATTGCAAGACCCCATTGAAAATGCAG CCTCTGTCTCTGCCAATCTTATAAATACCGAACGAACGGAACCTGCAAATATTGTTTGTGAAAATGGGGTTTGCACCATTAAGAAAAGCCCTGAACCCAGCCAACCTTCAACCAGTTCCACCGAAGACGGAGAAGGAGGTTTGAGTGCGGCCGAGAAACTAGAGAGAGCTAAGAAGTTGTTGGAAGCCAAGAAACTTGCGAAAGAGAGAGAGGAAAAAGAG AATGAGAAACTGAAGGAATTGGAGCGGCGAAAAACAGGACAAGAAGTgcagaaaatgaagaaaatgcaGGAAGATCAGGAACTGAGGCAAGCGGTTGAAGAGagggaaaaggaaaaaagactGGAGCGTGAAGCTAGGGAGAGGGTTTTGACTCAAATTGCCCAGGACAAAGCTGAGAGGGCTGCTAAATTCCAACCTGTAGCGTCCTCTACTCCTACTGGTAGAGAAAATACTCAA gcCTCAGGTCCCTCTACAAATAAACAGGCCTCCAATACTGCCAGGCTGCAGTTCAAGATGCCCGATGGGACTTCGAAGACTGAAGACTTTCCCAGTAGTGACAAACTCATCTCTGTGGTTAATTACGTGAAAACGAATTTCAATTTGGCCTCcaataaatttactttgtCTACTACATTCCCtag AAGACAGTTTACTGAGAGCGACCACACCCGAACCCTCGCTGAGCTGCAGTTGACTCCAAACGCCGTAGTTTTGGTGCTACCACTGACTCAAGGAGGCACAGTTTCGACCAATCAAGGCCCAGGAGGAATTGTTGGTTTCATTTGGGGGCTGCTGACGCCGTTAATGGGAATTTTCAACTTCATTAAGGTGTTTTTGGGAATTGGAAATGTAGAGCAAACCAACGGAAATAACCAGCCCTCCACTAGCGGAGGTTATTCGTCAGGAGGAAGCGG CAAACCTGACCCTAAACCACCCTCAGACTCCACAACAATAAGAAAACAAGGTAACATTCGAAGATTGACTGATATCAGGAAGGATGACGATGAAAACAACACGTGGAATGGCAATTCTACCCaacaaatgtaa